The proteins below are encoded in one region of Bacillus vallismortis:
- a CDS encoding sensor histidine kinase, whose amino-acid sequence MKALIFTRIFTLMVSCSVYFFLVKDDRWFEYLFIAGGAGVFLANHLLLRVGKYAVIFCLIDIAVGFSFGFMFPGTGLYITLLSPVAVTFFLKGFDRKTVWSVLCFCFMMWLIVLIRTYRMFGDEYVMDHCISMTFVVFCGVVGKLIRKLLDTQETAKQQFQELTESHFSLSAAHQELHLYAKQVEELTAIHERNRMARDIHDTVGHKMTALLVQLQLLREWQKRDSQKAEETVGVCETLAREALDDVRLSVRTLQTDNDPSLIDSLKQLTEDFYKNAGVTTEFAVSGDPALIPLSLHPTLVRTVQEALTNAKRHGGATACSIQLACATDNISLVFKDDGKGNPETALGFGLLNMKKRAAEHGGSIRFESEQNQGFTVIAEFSLANKKWSFGPVQQKESLS is encoded by the coding sequence GTGAAGGCTCTTATATTTACTAGGATTTTCACCTTAATGGTAAGTTGTTCGGTTTACTTTTTTCTTGTAAAAGATGACCGTTGGTTTGAGTATTTGTTCATCGCTGGCGGTGCGGGTGTGTTCTTAGCAAATCATCTCTTATTAAGAGTAGGGAAATATGCCGTTATTTTTTGTTTGATTGATATTGCAGTTGGCTTTTCGTTCGGTTTCATGTTTCCGGGTACAGGTTTATATATCACATTGCTCAGCCCGGTTGCTGTTACCTTTTTTTTGAAAGGGTTTGACCGAAAAACAGTATGGTCTGTGCTTTGTTTTTGTTTTATGATGTGGCTGATTGTGCTTATTCGTACATATCGTATGTTCGGCGATGAATATGTTATGGATCATTGTATCAGCATGACATTCGTTGTCTTTTGCGGAGTCGTCGGCAAATTAATCCGCAAGCTGTTGGATACGCAGGAAACGGCAAAACAGCAGTTTCAGGAACTGACAGAGTCTCACTTTTCGCTGTCTGCTGCGCACCAGGAACTCCATTTATATGCGAAGCAGGTTGAAGAGCTGACTGCCATTCATGAGCGGAACAGAATGGCAAGGGACATCCATGATACAGTAGGACACAAAATGACGGCGCTCCTCGTGCAGCTGCAGCTTCTGCGTGAATGGCAAAAAAGAGACAGCCAAAAAGCGGAGGAGACCGTTGGGGTATGTGAAACGCTTGCCCGTGAAGCGCTCGATGATGTCCGCTTATCAGTACGCACCCTGCAAACGGATAACGACCCTTCGTTAATCGATTCATTGAAACAGCTGACAGAAGACTTTTACAAAAATGCAGGAGTCACAACCGAGTTTGCGGTCAGCGGCGATCCTGCGCTGATCCCGCTATCTCTTCATCCGACATTGGTCAGAACAGTGCAGGAAGCACTGACCAATGCCAAACGGCACGGGGGCGCCACAGCTTGTTCGATACAGCTTGCCTGCGCAACGGACAACATCAGCCTTGTCTTTAAGGATGACGGAAAAGGAAATCCCGAGACGGCACTTGGCTTTGGCCTATTGAACATGAAAAAGCGGGCAGCGGAGCATGGTGGAAGCATCCGCTTTGAGAGCGAACAAAATCAGGGGTTTACTGTAATCGCCGAATTTTCACTGGCTAATAAAAAATGGAGCTTCGGGCCCGTGCAGCAAAAGGAGAGTTTATCATGA
- a CDS encoding Gfo/Idh/MocA family protein, whose amino-acid sequence MMLNGERIISKPLRWAMVGGGRLSQVGYKHRIGALRDNTAFQLTAGAFDIDAERGKDFGVNLGVDAERCYADYQTMFAEEAKRVDGIEVVSIATPNGTHYEICKAALEADLHVICEKPLFFTSEEGYEIKTLAEKKGKIVGVTYGFSGNQILLQMRAMIEQGKIGDIRVVDLQYTHGFCAADEGENISAAQKWRVDPAIAGPSFVLGDLSTHTYYMSQLIMPQMKIKELLCDRQSFVGSRAPLEDNAHVLMHYENGAVGTMWTSSINAGCMDGHRIRIVGSKASLEWWDSKPNELMYEVQGEPIQTLVRGMPYLDGACSADERLGALHSEGLSDAWANIYLKCAIAIDAKKREDQETLNNLVYPDIDAGIEGIRWIENCVRSADQGSVWVEFE is encoded by the coding sequence ATGATGCTAAATGGAGAAAGAATCATTTCAAAGCCGCTGCGCTGGGCAATGGTAGGCGGCGGACGGCTCAGCCAGGTTGGATATAAACATCGTATTGGAGCGTTGAGAGATAATACTGCCTTTCAATTAACCGCAGGGGCCTTTGATATCGATGCCGAAAGAGGAAAAGACTTCGGGGTGAACCTCGGAGTAGATGCGGAGCGCTGTTATGCCGACTATCAAACCATGTTTGCGGAGGAAGCGAAAAGAGTCGATGGCATAGAGGTTGTATCGATTGCCACTCCAAACGGCACTCATTATGAGATCTGTAAGGCAGCACTTGAAGCAGATCTTCATGTCATCTGTGAAAAACCGCTGTTCTTCACTTCAGAAGAGGGCTATGAAATCAAAACGCTCGCAGAGAAAAAAGGCAAAATCGTCGGCGTGACATACGGCTTTTCCGGCAATCAAATACTCCTTCAAATGCGTGCGATGATTGAGCAGGGCAAGATCGGCGATATTCGTGTGGTTGACTTGCAGTACACACACGGTTTTTGTGCAGCAGATGAGGGCGAGAACATAAGCGCTGCACAGAAATGGCGTGTCGACCCTGCGATCGCCGGGCCAAGCTTTGTGCTGGGCGATTTATCTACCCATACGTATTATATGTCGCAGCTCATTATGCCGCAGATGAAAATCAAAGAACTGCTGTGTGACCGCCAGAGCTTCGTCGGCAGCCGTGCGCCGCTTGAGGACAATGCCCATGTGCTGATGCATTATGAAAACGGGGCGGTCGGGACGATGTGGACATCATCAATCAATGCAGGGTGTATGGATGGCCACAGAATCAGAATTGTCGGCTCAAAAGCAAGCCTCGAATGGTGGGACAGCAAACCGAACGAACTGATGTATGAAGTGCAGGGAGAGCCTATTCAGACACTCGTTCGCGGCATGCCGTATTTAGACGGTGCGTGCAGCGCCGATGAACGTCTGGGCGCTTTACACAGCGAAGGGCTGTCAGACGCGTGGGCCAACATTTATCTCAAGTGTGCCATTGCAATTGACGCAAAAAAACGCGAAGATCAAGAAACACTGAACAACTTGGTTTATCCTGACATTGACGCAGGGATCGAGGGCATCCGCTGGATTGAGAATTGTGTACGTTCAGCAGACCAAGGGTCCGTATGGGTTGAATTTGAATAA
- a CDS encoding sugar phosphate isomerase/epimerase family protein: protein MKLSYVTDSLGHLPFEEMLDFAAELGIDTLEMTTGGWSPAPHLNLDELLQSSKKREELSAALEKRNMTLCALNCSGNPLDPGELGKSHREVTDKTMELAGLLGVKKVIMMSGLPAGGPDDKVPNWITYTVSWPPVLKDILNYQWEDVAIPYWKELVKKAEACGVEKIALENFSSQLVYNPETLFRLRNAVGPMVGLNLDPSHLLWMGADPIIAARKLGEAIHHVHGKDVRIERHLAAVNGFLETKEVTDPANRAWNYVAVGCGQDLQWWKEFFSVVKMMGYDGEVSLEMEDLTMSPEAGVRTSVEALKQTISQ, encoded by the coding sequence ATGAAACTATCTTATGTAACAGACAGCTTAGGACATTTGCCTTTTGAAGAAATGCTCGATTTTGCCGCGGAACTTGGCATTGATACGCTTGAAATGACAACTGGAGGCTGGTCGCCGGCACCTCACTTGAATCTTGACGAATTGCTGCAAAGCAGCAAGAAAAGAGAAGAACTTTCAGCCGCGCTGGAAAAGCGGAATATGACACTTTGCGCTTTAAACTGCTCGGGGAATCCTTTAGATCCAGGCGAACTGGGCAAATCGCACAGAGAAGTAACGGACAAAACGATGGAGCTGGCTGGATTATTAGGTGTCAAAAAAGTGATCATGATGAGCGGCCTGCCAGCCGGCGGCCCGGACGACAAAGTGCCGAACTGGATCACATACACAGTGAGCTGGCCTCCCGTTTTAAAAGATATTCTCAACTATCAATGGGAAGACGTTGCGATTCCGTATTGGAAGGAACTTGTCAAAAAAGCGGAAGCCTGCGGAGTGGAAAAAATTGCGCTTGAAAATTTCAGCTCTCAATTAGTCTATAATCCTGAGACTCTCTTTCGGCTCAGAAACGCGGTCGGCCCGATGGTCGGTTTGAATCTTGATCCGAGCCACTTATTATGGATGGGTGCAGACCCGATCATCGCAGCAAGGAAGCTCGGAGAAGCCATTCACCATGTTCATGGGAAAGATGTCAGAATTGAAAGACATTTAGCCGCGGTAAATGGGTTTTTAGAAACAAAAGAAGTGACAGATCCTGCGAACCGGGCATGGAATTACGTAGCAGTCGGCTGCGGACAGGATTTACAGTGGTGGAAGGAATTTTTTTCAGTCGTCAAAATGATGGGGTATGACGGTGAGGTTTCCTTAGAAATGGAGGACCTGACGATGTCGCCTGAAGCGGGCGTCCGCACTTCTGTAGAAGCTTTAAAACAAACCATCAGCCAATAG
- a CDS encoding sugar porter family MFS transporter, which produces MSTKKKEAVKEKESLAHKGLLRTITLVSTFGGLLFGYDTGVINGVLPFMATAGQLNLTPVTEGLVASSLLFGAAFGAMFGGRLSDRHGRRKTILYLALLFIAATLGCTFSPNASVMIAFRFLLGLAVGCASVTVPTFLAEISPAERRGRIVTQNELMIVIGQLLAYTFNAIIGSTMGESANVWRYMLVIATLPAVVLWFGMLIVPESPRWLAAKGRMGDALRVLRQIREDSRAQQEIKEIKHAIEGTAKKAGFHDFQEPWIRRILLIGIGIAIVQQITGVNSIMYYGTEILREAGFQTEAALIGNIANGVISVIAVIFGIWLLGKVRRRPMLIIGQIGTMTALLLIGILSIVLEGTPALPYVVLSLTVLFLAFQQAAISTVTWLMLSEIFPMHVRGLGMGISTFCLWIANFLIGFTFPILLNHIGMSATFFIFVAMNILAILFVKKYVPETKGRSLEQLEHSFRQYGRQADQEMPNQTTHFS; this is translated from the coding sequence GTGAGTACAAAAAAGAAAGAGGCTGTAAAAGAAAAAGAAAGCTTAGCTCATAAAGGGCTTTTACGAACGATTACATTGGTATCTACATTCGGCGGCCTGTTGTTCGGTTATGATACGGGTGTCATTAATGGGGTACTTCCTTTTATGGCAACTGCAGGTCAACTCAATCTTACACCTGTTACAGAAGGACTGGTTGCGAGTTCCCTGCTTTTCGGGGCAGCCTTCGGGGCGATGTTTGGAGGACGTCTGTCCGATCGGCACGGCCGCCGAAAAACGATCCTTTATTTAGCCTTACTCTTCATCGCAGCCACACTTGGCTGTACCTTTTCACCAAACGCGTCCGTGATGATTGCCTTTCGTTTTCTGCTCGGACTGGCGGTTGGCTGCGCTTCTGTAACGGTTCCAACCTTTTTAGCGGAAATTTCGCCGGCAGAACGCAGGGGACGAATCGTGACACAAAATGAACTGATGATCGTAATTGGCCAGCTGCTGGCATACACCTTTAACGCCATTATCGGCAGCACAATGGGGGAGAGCGCAAATGTTTGGCGGTATATGCTGGTCATCGCGACACTTCCGGCTGTTGTGTTATGGTTCGGAATGCTCATCGTGCCTGAAAGCCCGCGTTGGCTGGCGGCTAAAGGCAGAATGGGTGACGCTCTGCGGGTGCTTCGGCAAATCCGTGAAGACAGCCGGGCTCAGCAGGAAATAAAAGAAATCAAACATGCGATTGAGGGCACAGCAAAAAAGGCCGGCTTTCATGATTTTCAAGAGCCGTGGATCAGGCGCATTCTATTGATTGGGATCGGAATCGCCATCGTACAGCAAATTACCGGTGTCAATTCGATCATGTACTATGGGACAGAAATTCTGAGAGAAGCCGGTTTTCAAACAGAAGCTGCATTAATTGGCAATATTGCAAACGGTGTTATTTCAGTTATTGCGGTCATTTTTGGGATATGGCTTCTCGGCAAAGTCCGCCGCCGGCCCATGCTGATCATCGGACAGATTGGCACGATGACAGCCCTTCTGCTGATCGGGATTTTATCCATTGTCCTTGAAGGAACACCCGCCCTGCCGTATGTTGTGCTGAGTTTGACCGTTTTGTTTCTTGCGTTTCAGCAGGCTGCCATTTCTACGGTGACGTGGCTCATGCTCTCGGAAATATTTCCGATGCATGTGCGGGGACTTGGCATGGGGATCAGCACCTTCTGCTTGTGGATAGCTAACTTTCTCATTGGATTCACCTTTCCCATTTTGCTCAATCATATTGGAATGTCGGCAACATTTTTTATCTTTGTCGCAATGAATATTCTAGCGATTCTATTTGTGAAAAAATATGTGCCTGAGACAAAAGGGCGGTCACTTGAACAGCTTGAGCATTCATTCCGCCAGTATGGCCGCCAAGCTGATCAGGAAATGCCGAATCAAACGACTCACTTTTCGTAA